The genome window TAGCGGCCCGAATCTGGCAGTCGAAGTTGCTCGCGGCGTCCCGACCGCAACCGTTGCTGCATCGGACAACAAAGAGGCTGCAACTACTATTCAATCGCTATTGATGTGCCCGACGCTCCGTGTCTATGTAAATTCAGATGTAACCGGGGTCGAACTGGGTGGAGCGCTTAAGAACGTACTAGCGATTGCCGCCGGTATCTCCGATGCGCTCGGCTATGGGGACAACACCAAAGGTGCGATTTTGGCGCGAGGACTAGCCGAAATGACCCGCATCGGCACGGTGGTCGGGGCGAAAAAAGATACCTTCCTTGGCCTGACCGGCGTCGGTGACCTATTTGCCACGGCTGCCAGCAAACTTAGCCGCAACTATCGGGTTGGATTTGGCTTGGGGCAGGGTAAAAATCTGAATGCGATTTTAGAAGAACTCGGGCAAGTTGCCGAGGGCGTTCCCACAGCAAAGGCAGCGTTGGTATTGGCTAAAAAGTACAATATCGAGATGCCACTCATCTCAACCATTAGCGCGATTATTGACGGCGAGTTAACGCCATTCGACGGCGTCGGCGCCCTAATGATGCGAGCGCCGAAAGAAGAGATGTGATAATCATCGTTTTACGCTTCAAACTCAGCGTACTGAGTTAAAGGGGCAAAACGTCACACTTTGGGATTGAACGGATCAGGATGATCACTAAGGCGAAGCATTTTGAATTGGCTATGGCAAGCGGATTTATGGAATGGAAAACACTCAAAATGCTTTGCCTTAATTTTGAATAGTAATAAAGGCAATAGAAATGAACTTTTGTAAATCTTTTCTTTTAATTTTCGCTTTCACCTTTTCCTTAGGATATGTGTTCGCTCAACTCGATGCGCCCACCCCAAAGCCACTTATTGCTCCCCGCAGACCTGCCATCAGCCCTGATGGGCAATCCCTTGCGTTTGTTTATTCCGGCGATATTTGGGTTGTGCCGATTTCAGGCGGTCATGCGATTCGACTGACGGATAATATCGAGCAGGACACATTGCCCGTTTTTTCACCCGATGGACAGTGGATTGCCTTTACTTCTTATCGAACGGGGAATGCGGATATTTTCGTTATTCCCGTATCTGGAGGGACACCTCGACAAATCTCCCGCGCCGCTTTGTCGGAATCGGCTTCCGATTGGTCGCCGGATGGTCGCTGGCTCATATTTTCAGGTCAAAGAGACCTTCCTGAGCCTACTTTGTTTCAAATCGACCCAAAAACTCTCCAATTCACCAAAATCTGCGGTGATTATAAAGCTCTCAATTATGCGGCTTACTCACCTGATGGAAAGATGGTTGTTTATTGTCGAAGCGGTTTCCCTTGGAACCGGCCGCGTTATCGTGGTTCAGCATCAAGTGTGCTTTGGACAATTGATTTGACCACTCACAAACAGCATCAATTGACCAATACCGATCGCCAATATTTGTGGCCAAAGTTCATGCCCAACGGCAAATCAATCGTCTGCGTTGCCACCGGTGAGCCGACACCGAACGGTTCACGAGTGGAGAGCAAGATTGAAAAATGGGTTGATAACGTCCAACGCACGCCGAACCTGTGGGAATTCGACCTGAATGGCAAAGGTAAGCGCCTTACTAATTTTGTGGGCGATTATGTGAAATGGCCTTCAGTGGCGAGGGCGACGGGGGATGTTGTTTTTGAATATGGCGATGGCATCTGGCTTCTTAAAAAAGGCGCAAAGGAACCAATCAAGCTCACGATTTTTGCCGCTACGGATGATAAATCAAACTCGTTGCGCCGAGAAACACTTACTAATGGCGTTACTGAAGCGCATGTTTCACCAGACGGCAAAACGATGGCCTTTTGCGCGCATGGTGAACTGTGGAGTGTCCCGATTGAAAAACCAAAAAGGCGCAATCCGGATGATGCCAGACGCTTGACCAATTACGTCGGCCTCGACCAGGACTTCTGTTGGTCGAAAGACGGGAAGAAGATTTACTTCGTCTCCGACCGAGAAGGTTCTTTGAGCATATTTGAACTTGATGTTGAGACATTGGCGGTCAAACCTTTATTCAAGCGCGAGGGCGACATCTTCGACGTCAGACTCACTCCCGATAACAAACAGTTAGCTTTTTGGGTGGCCGATGAGGGACTTTATCTACTGCCTCTTGAAGGTGGAGCGGCAGTAAAGCTTATTGACATACCCGGAACTGGCAGTTGGGGTGGAGGCGGGGTTTCTTTCTCGTTCTCCCCGGATATGCGATGGGTTTCGTATGTGGCGATGCTCCAGCGGGGGCCGACTGATATCTGGATTAAACCGATTAAGGGCGGCGAGGCGATTAATATTTCGAAGCTGAATGCATTTCATGGTCAGGTTCAGTGGTCGCCGGACGGCAAGTATATCTTCTTCCAAAGCAGCCGAAGCGGTCAAGGCATTTATGTCTTGCCTTTCCAAAGAGAAGAAGCCGATGAAGGCGAGTTCGAAATGAAGTTTGAAGCGCCAAAAGATAAGAATGCAGTCAAGTATGATATTGACTTTGAAGATACGGATGTTCGTATCCGCAAACTTCCCACACCGAACGTAAGCGGCAACTTGACCATAGGACAGGACGGCACACTCTATTATATTTCAGGCAAAGACGTATGGTCAGCTTCTTATGATGGCAAAGATACCAAGCGCCTGACTAACGGTCAGGGAGTAGATAGCTTCCAATTGATGGATGACGGCAAGCAGATGCTGCTCATGAAGGGCGATGATATGGCGATGCTGAACATGAGCGCCAACAACTCGGTGAGCTCCGTAACGTTTTCGGCTAGCTTTGAACGTGATGTACGGCTCGAACGCAAGGCTGCGTTCATACAATTTTGGCGCGGCTATAATCGAACCTTTTACGACAGGAACTTCCATGGCCGCGATTGGGATGCCTTGAGGCGTAAATATGAGCCATTGCTCGATACTGTTGGTACAAAACGTGAATTCGCTGACTTGCTTAATATGATGGTCGGCGAATTGGAGGCCTCTCACAGCGAAGTCTATGCCGGCAATGATGGACCAGTTTCATACTACGGAACACCCTATCTTGGGTTTACTTATGATTACAATTATGCCGGACCGGGCATTCGAATTAAAGATGTGCCCCAGCGCGCGCCGGGTTCCTATCCGAAGAACAAGTTAAATTCAGGCGAGTATGTTATGCAGGTCAACGGCAAAGACGTTCGCCTGGATGAAAATTTGTACTCGGTCATCAATAACATGAGCGGCAAAGACTTAACTTTTTTGGTCAACAGCAAGCCCGATAAAAACGGGGCGCGCACGGTCACTTATAAAGCTCTTGGTGGGAATTGGAATGGGTATCTCTATATAAACAATCTTCAGAAAATGCGGCAGAAGGTCGATAAACGCAGCGGCGGCAAGCTTGCCTATATCTACATCGGTGCGATGATGGAAGGCAATATGTCCACGTTCGAACTAGAGTTTGCCGAATACACTTTAGGCAAGGAAGGCGCGATTATCGATATTCGTGGCAACGGCGGCGGCAATATCGGCGATGCCCTCACCGCTTGGCTTTCGAGGAAACCATATGCTTATTTCGGAGCACGCGGCTCCTATCAGGATTGGCCCTATCGGTCATGGGATAAACCAACAGTACTTCTTATTGACGAGCGCGGGATGTCCGATTCTGAACTGTTTACCTATAATTATCGAGCTACAGGGATTGGCACTATCGTAGGAGTTCCTTGCCCAGGATATGCCATTATGACGGTCGAAAACACGCTTCTCGACGGAACCTTCTCAAGAATGCCTGGCGGCGGTTACTATCGCCGAGACGGTGTCAGCCTTGAAAACGACGGCGATAAGCCCGACATCTACGTCGAACGCTCCGCCGAAGACTGGGAAAACCAACGCGACCCCCAATTGGATACAGCGTTGGATGTGTTGATGAAGAAGATTAAGTAGAGGCGGTAGAGGAAAGAAGCAAGAAGCAAGAGGCAAGATTTCGGATATGATGCAATGACACGAAAAGAGAAATGGCGCGGCGTCAGTGTTACGGGACTTGGGCAAAGCTAATTGCTGCATAACTAGGAAGGTAAGACGAATTCATGAAACTTGAGAAGATCGTTCTTTTAATAATTGCGCTTCTTTGTGGGAGCGCTTTTGCTCAATTGGAGAAACCGGTTCAGCAGGCCATTTTGGGAGTGCGGAGGCCGGCGATTAGCGCGGATGGGGCGAAAGTGGCTTTTGTTTATCACGGGGATATCTGGATAGCTTCAACTAGCGGAGGTCGTGCGGTTCGGCTTACTGACAATATCGAACAAGATACGCTGCCGATCTTTTCTCCTGATGGCAAATGGATTGTTTTCACCTCGATGCGAACTGGCAACTATGATATATTTGTCGTCCCTTCAATTGGCGGAACGCCTCGGCAAATTACTTTTAGCAGCAATTATGAAATGGCTTATGACTGGTCGCCTGATGGGCGATTTATTCTTTTTAATGGTATGCGCGAAGAACCGGGGTGGGCTCTTTTTGAGACGGATGTAAAATCGCTTCAATTCCATAAGCGCGGGACTGATTACAAAGGGATCGGATATCCTTCTTACTCGCCTGATGGAAAGCAAGCTGTTTATTGCCGCAAAGGCTTTCCCTGGTATCGTCCGCGATATCGTGGCTCGGGCGCTACTGAAATGTGGACGATGGATTTAGCAACGGGTAAAAGACATCAGATCACCGGCGCCAACTGCCAATACCTGTGGCCTAAGTTCATGCCGAATGGCGAAACGATTCTCTGCGTTGCCACCGGCCAAGCCACCCCTAGTTCAAGAAGCATGACGGCGGCTCCGGTTAAGTTTACTGATAATCCGGATCGAACACCAAACTTATGGCTATTTAACCAACGTGGAAAGGGCAAGCGGCTCACTAGCTTTGTTGGAGAAGCAGTAAGGTTTCCGTCGGTTGCCCGTAAGACTGGCGATGTTGTATTCGAATACGGAGACGGAATCTGGTTACTTAAAAAGGGCGAAGATAAGCCGAAAAAAATTACTCTCTACGCTTCGTTAGATGATAAGATTAACGAGATTCGCCGTGAAACCTATACGGGCGGCGCTAATGAAGCTGAAATTTCCCCCGATGGCACAACCGTTGCATTCTGCGCGCATGATGATATTTGGACGGTACCCGTCGAAAAGCCAAAGAAAAGCCATAACCCTGATGATGCTACACGCCTTACCGATTACGTCGGCTATGACGGCGATATTTGTTGGTCGAAAGACGGCAAAAAGCTTTACTTTGTCTCCGATCGCGAAGGCCCGCTCAGCCTTTTTGAAATGGATGTGGCTTCCAAGCAAATTAAGCGTTTGGTGAAGCGTGAGGTGGATGTCTTCCAACTGCGCCTATCACCTGACGGTAAGCAGCTTGTTTTTTGGATTATGGATCACGGTCTTTATATGATGCCGGTTGAGGGTGGGGAGCCGACGATGCTTGTTGATTACCCCGGCGTTGGCGGTTGGGCGATAAATAGTTTCGAGTATTCATTTTCACCCGATATGCAGTGGCTAGCCTATAGCATGAGCAAGGATGGCTCGCCAACCGATCTGAGGATCAAACCCGTCAAAGGCGGCGAGGCCATTAATGTCACCAAGCTGAACGCCGCTAACAGTCAAATTGCATGGTCACCGGATGGGAAATATCTTTTCTTCATCAGCGATCGTAACGGATCCGGCGCCTATGTTCTGCCTCTTCAAAAAGAAGATGCTTTGGCTGAGGATGTCGAAATGAAGTTCGAAGCGCCTAAGGATGTGAAGTTCAATATTGATTTCAACAACACCGAGCGCCGAATTCGCAAACTGACGTGGATAAGCTCCGAAGGCGATATAACAATTGGGTCGGACGGCACTTTCTACTTTCTTAACGGGGGCAACGTCTGCTCGGCTACCTATGATTGGAAGACTGTCACCCCATTAATGGGCGGGGGTGGCGTTCAAAGCATGAGCCTGATGCAGGACGGCAAGCGGATTTTCATGCTTCGATGGGGTTCGCCGCAGATACTTACGCTCGGGCCGAATTCCATTTCTCCCGTCACTTTTTCAGCCAATTGGGAAGTCGATAGGCGAACCGAGCGTCATGCGGCTTTTAGCCAATTCTGGCGCACGTTCAACCGTTCTTTCTACGATCCCAACTTCCATGGCCGTGATTGGGCAGAACTACGAAAGCATTATGAACCGCTCATTGATACGGTCGGCACCAATCGTGAGTTTTGCGATCTCTTAAGCATGATGGTAGGCGAACTGGATGCTTCACACACTGAATTCACCCCAACCGGCAACTCGCCATCTTCACCCGCCACACCGATGTTGGGATTCTTCTTCGATTATAGCTATGCTGGCCCGGGCATTCGCATTCGAGAAGTGCCTGATGGAGCGCCGGGTTCTTTCGCCAAAACCAAGCTCAATGCGGGCGAATATGTGATGGCTATCAATGACAAGGATGTTCGCCTCGATGAATATCTTTTCAAAACACTTAATAATTATTGGGGCAAGGACCTCGAGCTTTTGGTCAATAAGACCCCTGAGAAGAAAGGCGCTCGAACGGTTATCTATCGCGCGCTTGGCACAGGCGCTAATGACTTTGATTATAATGAGCGCGAACCTAAGCTGCGTGAAATGGTCGATAAGAAGAGTGCGGGACGTATTGGCTACGCGGCAGTTCCTATGATGATGCCCGAAAATCTGGAAGAGTTCCAGCATGAGTTTTACGAATATTCTTATGGCAAAGATGCTGTCATAATAGACTTTCGCTGGGATGGCGGCGGGATGGTGGGGGATACGTTGACCAACTGGTTAACGACTAAGCCACTCTCGTTCACATCTGTTCGCCGAAGCAAGCCCAGTAACGTTCCGGGTAACTCATTCGACAAACCGATGGTGGTGCTCATCAATGAATGGACGATGTCAAACGCCGAGATAGTGGCTTACAACCTGAAACAGTCAGGCGCCACTCTTGTCGGAATGCCAACTCCAGGTTATGTTATTTGGACAGGCAATTCCCGCTTGGTTGACGGAACAGGAATCCGTATTCCCGGCATCGGAGCCTATCGTCGCGATGGGTCAAATATGGAAGACAACGGCCAAAAGCCCGACATCATGGTTGATATCCCTTCAACCGATTGGGAAGCCAACCGCGACCCTCAACTGGATGTCGCGATCGATGTATTGATGAAGAAAATTAAGAAGTAGAAGATATAAACCCATAAAGATGCCTGCAAGGTAGGCATCTTTATGGGTGGGAAACTGAATTCAATCGGAAGGTTAAAACGGCAAGTTGTATGAAATTGAATAAGTGGTTGTGTGTGTGGGTACTGACTGCGATAGTTGTTGCTTCAACAGTTGGACAGGTTCAGCCAAAGACTATTATTGGCCCACGGATGCCGACTTTGAGTCCGGATGGGAAGACTGTGGCTTTTTTATATCAGGGTGATATTTGGAGAGCGCCTTCCGCCGGTGGTCGCGCGGTTCGGTTGACTAATGACCCTGCCCTTGACTGTAACCCTGTCTTTTCGCCCGATGGCGCTTGGATTGCGTTTTGTTCATGGCGGGGAATTCGTCCTAATATCTTCATCATTCCTTCCGCGGGTGGAGATGTTCGCCAACTCACTTATGGGGGAGCCGTTCCTTCCGATTGGTCACCAGATGGGAAATCGATTCTCTTTACTGCCACACGAGATGTGCCGGATTCGACCATCTTTGAAGTCAATGTAAAGACCTCGCAGTTGCGAAAGATTATTTCTGACTTCAAAGGCATCAACTTTCCCAGTTATTCATTTGATGGGAGCAAGGTGGCCTTTTCACGGCATGGCTTCCAGTGGTATCGGTTCCGATATGCCGGTCCGTCGGCTGCGCAAGTGTGGACTGTTGATCTTAAGACTAACAAGCGCCATGAGGTTACTCGCGGCGGTGTGCAGCACCTCTATACAAGGTATATGCCCGATAACAAATCAGTCCTTTGCGTCACTGCTGGTGAGCGCACCCCAACTCTTAATAACTTAAATGAAAAGCCCAAAAAACTCGTTGATTCAGCAAAAAGAACCCCTAATCTTTGGGCCTTTGATGCTAAAGGCAAAGGGACGCAGTTAACCCACTTTGTAGGAGGCACTGCCAAATCCCCTTGTATTGCCCGAAAGACCGGCGATATTGCCTTTGAGTATGATGGAAGTCTTTGGGTAATGAAAAATGGCATATCCAAACCGGTCAGACTCAATATTATTGCTTCTGCGGAAACAACCCCCGAAATCAAGACTGAAACCATCAAAAACGATGTCTCTGAAGCCCATGTTTCGCCGGATGGTAAGACCGTCGTGTTCCAATCACATTTATACTTATGGAGCTTGCCAACTTCCGGGGCTGGTGAGGCGAGGAAACTGACGGATTATGTTGGTTGGAATGGTGATTTTTGTTGGTCGAAAGATAGCCGAAAAATCTATTTTACCTCCGATCGCGAAGGGGCATTGGCGCTTTACGAAATGGAATTGCAATCCCTGGCGGTCAAAAAGCTGCTTAAGCGCAAGGGTGATATCTTCCGTGTAAGCTTGACCCCTGATAGCAAGCGTTTAGCTTTCTGGGTGGCGGATGAAGGGTTCTTTACACTGCCAATCGAAGGGGGCAAGCCAACGAGATTAATTGACTACCCTACTGCCGGCACCTCTTTTGGCAGAGATAGCGAGACTGCTGTCTTTTCGCCTAATATGCAGTGGCTGGCTTTTATCGGTTATGGTGTCTTCGATGATATAGATATTCGGATTATGCCGGCAAATGGTGGGGCTTCAGTCAATGTGACAAAGCTCAACGTGAAGCACTCCAGCCCTATTTGGTCACCTGACGGGAAGTATCTATTCTTCTTAAGGGATTATGATGAGCGGGGCATGTTCGTATTGCCTTTAACCAAAGAAGACTTCGCGCCAAGTCATGCAGATTTGAAATTCGAGCCTCTTGACTCCAACGCCAAGTTCAAGATTGATTTTAATGAGCCGGATATTCGAATTCGCAAACATTTTGAAAAACCAGTCGTAGGGGCGGCTCTTGGGCCGGATGGAATGTTCTATTATATCGCCGATAAAGAACTTTGGTCAGTACCCTATAACGGCAAGCAGCCAAAGAAACTGACCTCGGTTAAAGGGGTCGATGGCTTTGAATTAATCCCTGCCACCAGGCAAGCGTTGATTTTAAAAGGCAGCGAGATGAGTGTTTTGAACCTTGATGGTGGAACGGTGACGCCGATTCCGTTTACTGCCACTATTCAAAAGAACTCACAGCTCGAGCATAGAGCGTCATTTTATGAGTTTTGGCGCATGCTTAATCGGCGCCTTTACGATAAGAATTTTCATGGTCGTGATTGGGTTGCCCTGCGCGAGAAATACGAGCCTATGCTTGAAGCGGTTGCGACACCGCGCGAGTTTGCTGATCTGCTGATGTCGATGTCCGGTGAACTCGATGCCTCTCATACGGGCGCAAAGCTCAAAGAAGGTTCGGATCCACCTTACGCGTCTCAACTGGGTTTCTTTTATGATTACTCCTATTCCGGCCCGGGCATTCGTATAAAAGGGGTGCCGGAAGGCTCTGTCGGTTCTTTCCCGAAAACAAAGCTTAATCCCGGCGAATACGTGTTAGCAATTAATGGCAAAGAAGTTCAGCTTGATGAATCCTTATATAAGATTCTCGATGAGCTAAAAGGCAAAGATCTTGTCTTAACTGTGAATACCCGCCCAGATATGAACGGGGCGAGAACAGTCAATTACGGTCCTGCTGGCGGAGGTTGGGACTCATACCAAGAGAAAGTTCATCGTACTCGCCGGTTGGTTGATAAGCTGAGCAAAGGCAGAATTGCCTATGTGCATATCCCTTCGATGGATGCCGGAAGGGCATCGCTCTTGGAGCGTCAGTTGTTCGACTATGGGATTGGTAAGGATGCTGCGATCGTTGATGTGCGCTTTAATGGCGGTGGGTACGGGGCTGAAAAAATGGCGGCTCTTTTTTCAACGAAGCCATTTGGCTTCTATCGCGCACGCGGGGCAGTTGTACAGAATCTTCCTAGCCCTATTTGGACTAAACCTGTTGCGGTGATGATTAATGAATTTACTTTCTCTGACGGCGAAGTCTTTGCAAGCGTCATCAGATCCGATCACATCGGCGCCCTTATCGGAATGCCGACAGCGGGTTACCTCATCGGGATGAACGGTTTTGGCTTGCGTGATGGCACATTCGCCGGTGTTGGTGAGGACGGAATGTTTCACCGAGATGGCACCACCGTCGAAGGGGTTGGTGAGCCTCCCGATATCCAAGTTGACATCACTCCCGAAGAATGGGAAGCCGGCCGCGACCCCCAAATCGAAGCAACCGTGAAGCATCTCCTGAAGACATTGGATACGGGGAAGAAGGGCAAGCCTCTAAAGGCGAAAGGCTAAAGGGAGATTCAGGAATTCAAAAACACCCCAACGGGG of bacterium contains these proteins:
- a CDS encoding S41 family peptidase produces the protein MNFCKSFLLIFAFTFSLGYVFAQLDAPTPKPLIAPRRPAISPDGQSLAFVYSGDIWVVPISGGHAIRLTDNIEQDTLPVFSPDGQWIAFTSYRTGNADIFVIPVSGGTPRQISRAALSESASDWSPDGRWLIFSGQRDLPEPTLFQIDPKTLQFTKICGDYKALNYAAYSPDGKMVVYCRSGFPWNRPRYRGSASSVLWTIDLTTHKQHQLTNTDRQYLWPKFMPNGKSIVCVATGEPTPNGSRVESKIEKWVDNVQRTPNLWEFDLNGKGKRLTNFVGDYVKWPSVARATGDVVFEYGDGIWLLKKGAKEPIKLTIFAATDDKSNSLRRETLTNGVTEAHVSPDGKTMAFCAHGELWSVPIEKPKRRNPDDARRLTNYVGLDQDFCWSKDGKKIYFVSDREGSLSIFELDVETLAVKPLFKREGDIFDVRLTPDNKQLAFWVADEGLYLLPLEGGAAVKLIDIPGTGSWGGGGVSFSFSPDMRWVSYVAMLQRGPTDIWIKPIKGGEAINISKLNAFHGQVQWSPDGKYIFFQSSRSGQGIYVLPFQREEADEGEFEMKFEAPKDKNAVKYDIDFEDTDVRIRKLPTPNVSGNLTIGQDGTLYYISGKDVWSASYDGKDTKRLTNGQGVDSFQLMDDGKQMLLMKGDDMAMLNMSANNSVSSVTFSASFERDVRLERKAAFIQFWRGYNRTFYDRNFHGRDWDALRRKYEPLLDTVGTKREFADLLNMMVGELEASHSEVYAGNDGPVSYYGTPYLGFTYDYNYAGPGIRIKDVPQRAPGSYPKNKLNSGEYVMQVNGKDVRLDENLYSVINNMSGKDLTFLVNSKPDKNGARTVTYKALGGNWNGYLYINNLQKMRQKVDKRSGGKLAYIYIGAMMEGNMSTFELEFAEYTLGKEGAIIDIRGNGGGNIGDALTAWLSRKPYAYFGARGSYQDWPYRSWDKPTVLLIDERGMSDSELFTYNYRATGIGTIVGVPCPGYAIMTVENTLLDGTFSRMPGGGYYRRDGVSLENDGDKPDIYVERSAEDWENQRDPQLDTALDVLMKKIK
- a CDS encoding S41 family peptidase, which gives rise to MKLNKWLCVWVLTAIVVASTVGQVQPKTIIGPRMPTLSPDGKTVAFLYQGDIWRAPSAGGRAVRLTNDPALDCNPVFSPDGAWIAFCSWRGIRPNIFIIPSAGGDVRQLTYGGAVPSDWSPDGKSILFTATRDVPDSTIFEVNVKTSQLRKIISDFKGINFPSYSFDGSKVAFSRHGFQWYRFRYAGPSAAQVWTVDLKTNKRHEVTRGGVQHLYTRYMPDNKSVLCVTAGERTPTLNNLNEKPKKLVDSAKRTPNLWAFDAKGKGTQLTHFVGGTAKSPCIARKTGDIAFEYDGSLWVMKNGISKPVRLNIIASAETTPEIKTETIKNDVSEAHVSPDGKTVVFQSHLYLWSLPTSGAGEARKLTDYVGWNGDFCWSKDSRKIYFTSDREGALALYEMELQSLAVKKLLKRKGDIFRVSLTPDSKRLAFWVADEGFFTLPIEGGKPTRLIDYPTAGTSFGRDSETAVFSPNMQWLAFIGYGVFDDIDIRIMPANGGASVNVTKLNVKHSSPIWSPDGKYLFFLRDYDERGMFVLPLTKEDFAPSHADLKFEPLDSNAKFKIDFNEPDIRIRKHFEKPVVGAALGPDGMFYYIADKELWSVPYNGKQPKKLTSVKGVDGFELIPATRQALILKGSEMSVLNLDGGTVTPIPFTATIQKNSQLEHRASFYEFWRMLNRRLYDKNFHGRDWVALREKYEPMLEAVATPREFADLLMSMSGELDASHTGAKLKEGSDPPYASQLGFFYDYSYSGPGIRIKGVPEGSVGSFPKTKLNPGEYVLAINGKEVQLDESLYKILDELKGKDLVLTVNTRPDMNGARTVNYGPAGGGWDSYQEKVHRTRRLVDKLSKGRIAYVHIPSMDAGRASLLERQLFDYGIGKDAAIVDVRFNGGGYGAEKMAALFSTKPFGFYRARGAVVQNLPSPIWTKPVAVMINEFTFSDGEVFASVIRSDHIGALIGMPTAGYLIGMNGFGLRDGTFAGVGEDGMFHRDGTTVEGVGEPPDIQVDITPEEWEAGRDPQIEATVKHLLKTLDTGKKGKPLKAKG
- a CDS encoding S41 family peptidase, whose protein sequence is MKLEKIVLLIIALLCGSAFAQLEKPVQQAILGVRRPAISADGAKVAFVYHGDIWIASTSGGRAVRLTDNIEQDTLPIFSPDGKWIVFTSMRTGNYDIFVVPSIGGTPRQITFSSNYEMAYDWSPDGRFILFNGMREEPGWALFETDVKSLQFHKRGTDYKGIGYPSYSPDGKQAVYCRKGFPWYRPRYRGSGATEMWTMDLATGKRHQITGANCQYLWPKFMPNGETILCVATGQATPSSRSMTAAPVKFTDNPDRTPNLWLFNQRGKGKRLTSFVGEAVRFPSVARKTGDVVFEYGDGIWLLKKGEDKPKKITLYASLDDKINEIRRETYTGGANEAEISPDGTTVAFCAHDDIWTVPVEKPKKSHNPDDATRLTDYVGYDGDICWSKDGKKLYFVSDREGPLSLFEMDVASKQIKRLVKREVDVFQLRLSPDGKQLVFWIMDHGLYMMPVEGGEPTMLVDYPGVGGWAINSFEYSFSPDMQWLAYSMSKDGSPTDLRIKPVKGGEAINVTKLNAANSQIAWSPDGKYLFFISDRNGSGAYVLPLQKEDALAEDVEMKFEAPKDVKFNIDFNNTERRIRKLTWISSEGDITIGSDGTFYFLNGGNVCSATYDWKTVTPLMGGGGVQSMSLMQDGKRIFMLRWGSPQILTLGPNSISPVTFSANWEVDRRTERHAAFSQFWRTFNRSFYDPNFHGRDWAELRKHYEPLIDTVGTNREFCDLLSMMVGELDASHTEFTPTGNSPSSPATPMLGFFFDYSYAGPGIRIREVPDGAPGSFAKTKLNAGEYVMAINDKDVRLDEYLFKTLNNYWGKDLELLVNKTPEKKGARTVIYRALGTGANDFDYNEREPKLREMVDKKSAGRIGYAAVPMMMPENLEEFQHEFYEYSYGKDAVIIDFRWDGGGMVGDTLTNWLTTKPLSFTSVRRSKPSNVPGNSFDKPMVVLINEWTMSNAEIVAYNLKQSGATLVGMPTPGYVIWTGNSRLVDGTGIRIPGIGAYRRDGSNMEDNGQKPDIMVDIPSTDWEANRDPQLDVAIDVLMKKIKK
- a CDS encoding NAD(P)H-dependent glycerol-3-phosphate dehydrogenase, with translation MRQVAVLGAGSWGTSLSITFGKNNVEVRLWDHDAVTIENIKKDRENKRYLPGFAFPDSVHPMFSLEEAIYGVEAIVVAVPSQVMRLLLCKVAESKQIKDWLSGADKGPIPVWAMVGKGLESDTGMRMSEIAHEVLGKVVDSGLVVVSGPNLAVEVARGVPTATVAASDNKEAATTIQSLLMCPTLRVYVNSDVTGVELGGALKNVLAIAAGISDALGYGDNTKGAILARGLAEMTRIGTVVGAKKDTFLGLTGVGDLFATAASKLSRNYRVGFGLGQGKNLNAILEELGQVAEGVPTAKAALVLAKKYNIEMPLISTISAIIDGELTPFDGVGALMMRAPKEEM